The proteins below are encoded in one region of Metallibacterium scheffleri:
- a CDS encoding bifunctional enoyl-CoA hydratase/phosphate acetyltransferase → MTEMIENRPLAELRVGDTASLTRTFTQGDVETFALMSGDVNPSHVDATFAASDRFHEVVAHGMWSAALISTVLGTELPGPGTVYLDQSLKFRKPVFLGDSVRVTVTVSAIDAATGHIPRATLHCEVINQRNEIVVEGDAQVIIPTEKVSRPRVHLPKLELRDPGVKLRALIEQARVAMAGHAPLAMAVVHAVDAVSLGGAVDAAQAGLITPVFVGPEARIRAAAEAAHIDIAPYRLIATEHSHAAAAQAVAMARSGEVQALMKGSLHTDELMHAVVDAQLGLRTARRISHVFVIDAVNWPTLQLLTDAAVNVVPDLEAKRDIVQNAIDLAHALGMARPKVAILSAVETVTPKIPSTIDAAALCKMADRGQITGGVLDGPLAFDNAVSAAAAKTKGIVSAVAGHADILLAPDLEAGNMLAKQLEYLAEAKVAGIVLGARVPVVLTSRADLPDARMASCALAVLLSMAVPAAKAG, encoded by the coding sequence ATGACCGAGATGATCGAAAATCGTCCGTTGGCCGAACTCCGGGTTGGTGATACGGCATCGTTGACGCGCACGTTCACCCAGGGCGATGTCGAAACCTTCGCGCTGATGTCCGGGGACGTGAATCCTTCGCACGTCGATGCCACATTCGCCGCCAGCGATCGTTTTCACGAGGTCGTGGCGCACGGCATGTGGAGCGCGGCGCTGATCTCCACCGTGCTCGGCACCGAACTGCCGGGACCCGGCACGGTGTATCTGGACCAGAGTCTGAAATTCCGCAAGCCGGTATTTCTCGGCGACAGCGTGCGCGTCACCGTCACCGTGAGCGCCATCGATGCCGCGACCGGCCATATCCCGCGCGCCACACTGCACTGCGAAGTGATCAACCAGCGCAACGAGATCGTGGTGGAAGGCGATGCGCAGGTGATCATCCCCACTGAAAAAGTCAGTCGCCCGCGCGTGCACTTGCCGAAGCTGGAGTTGCGCGATCCAGGCGTGAAACTGCGCGCGCTGATCGAGCAGGCACGCGTGGCCATGGCCGGCCATGCGCCGCTGGCGATGGCGGTGGTGCACGCGGTCGATGCGGTGTCGCTGGGCGGTGCCGTTGACGCGGCGCAGGCCGGACTGATCACCCCCGTCTTCGTCGGACCCGAGGCGCGCATCCGTGCCGCAGCCGAGGCCGCGCATATCGACATCGCGCCGTACCGGCTGATCGCGACCGAACACAGTCACGCCGCCGCCGCGCAGGCCGTGGCGATGGCGCGCAGCGGTGAAGTGCAGGCACTGATGAAAGGCTCGCTGCACACCGATGAACTCATGCACGCCGTGGTCGACGCGCAACTCGGCCTGCGCACCGCGCGCCGCATCAGCCATGTGTTCGTGATCGACGCGGTGAACTGGCCGACGCTGCAACTGCTCACCGACGCGGCGGTGAATGTCGTTCCCGATCTGGAGGCCAAGCGCGACATCGTGCAAAACGCCATCGATCTGGCGCACGCGCTGGGCATGGCGCGGCCCAAGGTGGCGATTCTGTCCGCGGTGGAAACCGTCACGCCCAAGATCCCCTCCACGATCGACGCCGCCGCGCTGTGCAAGATGGCCGACCGCGGCCAGATCACTGGCGGAGTGCTCGACGGTCCACTCGCATTCGACAACGCAGTATCCGCCGCGGCCGCCAAGACCAAGGGCATCGTCTCAGCGGTGGCGGGCCATGCAGATATTCTGCTGGCGCCCGATCTCGAAGCAGGCAACATGCTGGCCAAGCAGCTCGAGTACCTCGCCGAGGCCAAGGTCGCCGGCATCGTGCTGGGCGCGCGCGTCCCGGTCGTGTTGACCAGTCGCGCCGACCTGCCGGATGCACGCATGGCCTCGTGCGCGCTGGCGGTGCTGCTGAGCATGGCGGTGCCGGCGGCGAAAGCGGGCTGA
- a CDS encoding universal stress protein, giving the protein MSTFKHLLVPIDGSSGADQAIAKALVLAADQHATVHFVHVIDRAAVVMMEPLSSFDSEVTAAVNAAGELLLGQATAQAREHDVPSTQALRITDGKLPTIADQILEEARAHAVDLIVCGSHGKTGFRAMILGSVAEGLIHRSRDIPLLLIPTQPPRR; this is encoded by the coding sequence ATGAGTACCTTCAAGCATCTTCTGGTTCCGATCGATGGCAGTTCCGGGGCCGATCAAGCCATCGCCAAGGCCTTGGTTCTGGCTGCTGACCAGCACGCAACGGTGCATTTCGTGCATGTCATCGATCGTGCCGCGGTCGTGATGATGGAGCCATTGAGCAGCTTCGACAGCGAGGTGACTGCCGCCGTCAATGCCGCCGGTGAGCTGCTGCTGGGGCAGGCCACGGCGCAGGCACGCGAGCACGATGTGCCCAGCACGCAGGCACTGCGCATCACCGACGGCAAACTGCCGACGATCGCCGATCAGATCCTCGAAGAGGCGCGGGCGCACGCCGTGGATCTCATCGTCTGCGGCAGCCACGGCAAGACCGGATTTCGCGCCATGATCCTGGGCAGCGTGGCGGAAGGACTGATCCACCGCAGTCGCGACATCCCGCTGCTGCTGATTCCCACGCAGCCCCCGCGACGTTGA
- the phbB gene encoding acetoacetyl-CoA reductase, with protein sequence MTSASQRFALVTGGTRGIGAAIARRLAHDGYRVAVTYHGNDAAAQVFTRDTGIRAYKWDAADFTACQAGVHQAETDAGQPLDILVNNAGVTRDVTLHKMTPEQWRTVLEDDLFACFNMSRAVIEGLRARGWGRIVNIASINGQKGQFGQTNYSAAKAGVIGFSKALALESARKGITVNAVAPGYTATEMLASMDARVLQGIVAQIPLGRLAQPDEIAHAVAFLVHEQSGFITGATLSINGGQYLA encoded by the coding sequence ATGACTTCCGCATCACAGCGGTTCGCGCTGGTGACTGGCGGCACGCGCGGCATCGGCGCGGCCATCGCGCGGCGTCTGGCGCACGATGGTTACCGCGTCGCCGTGACCTATCACGGCAATGACGCGGCCGCGCAGGTGTTCACCCGGGACACCGGCATTCGCGCCTACAAGTGGGATGCCGCGGATTTCACCGCCTGCCAGGCCGGCGTGCACCAGGCCGAAACCGACGCCGGGCAGCCGCTCGACATTCTGGTCAACAACGCCGGTGTCACGCGCGATGTCACGCTGCACAAGATGACGCCGGAGCAATGGCGCACGGTGCTCGAGGACGACCTGTTCGCCTGCTTCAACATGAGCCGCGCGGTGATCGAGGGCCTGCGCGCGCGCGGCTGGGGGCGCATCGTCAACATTGCTTCGATCAACGGCCAGAAGGGTCAGTTCGGACAGACCAATTATTCCGCCGCCAAGGCCGGGGTGATCGGTTTCAGCAAGGCGCTGGCGCTGGAGTCGGCGCGCAAGGGCATCACCGTCAACGCCGTGGCGCCGGGTTATACCGCGACCGAGATGCTCGCCAGCATGGATGCCAGGGTGCTGCAAGGCATCGTCGCGCAGATCCCGCTGGGGCGCCTGGCGCAGCCTGACGAAATCGCGCACGCAGTGGCGTTTCTGGTGCACGAGCAATCGGGCTTCATCACCGGCGCCACGCTGTCGATCAACGGCGGGCAGTACCTTGCATGA
- a CDS encoding acetate/propionate family kinase, whose translation MTCILVLNAGSSSIKFAAFRSGDNDTLELLQQGQLAGIGSTPRLQAHDAAGHGLVDRTLDIQAVPDVAAAEAVVNDWIATHLGAAPDAVGHRVVHGGVDFWQPVRIDAAILDRLAALSALAPLHQPFNLAPIRSLLQRQPQLPQVACFDTAFHHGHAPEMDLYALPQSLIAAGVRRYGFHGLSYEYIAARLPSVAPDLARGRTVIAHLGNGASLCALQGGRSVDSTMGFSALEGLVMGTRPGNLDPGVVLYLAQEQGHDAAQISHLLYHDCGLKGLSGLSGDMRELLASDSAAARLALAVFAHRVAQSVAAMAASMGGLDGIVFTAGIGEHAPGARAAIVQRLDLFGARLDAVTNAGSTGVLDIAAPDSRIALRVIPTDEELMIAQHTFKLLRS comes from the coding sequence ATGACTTGCATCCTGGTTCTCAATGCCGGCAGTTCCAGCATCAAGTTCGCGGCGTTTCGCAGCGGCGACAACGACACGCTGGAACTGTTGCAACAGGGCCAGTTGGCCGGCATCGGCAGCACGCCGCGACTGCAGGCGCATGACGCGGCCGGGCATGGCCTGGTTGATCGCACGCTGGACATCCAAGCCGTGCCCGATGTCGCCGCGGCGGAAGCCGTGGTCAACGACTGGATCGCCACGCACCTCGGCGCGGCCCCCGATGCGGTCGGCCATCGCGTGGTGCACGGCGGTGTCGATTTCTGGCAGCCCGTGCGCATTGATGCGGCGATTCTGGACAGGCTCGCGGCGCTCAGCGCGCTGGCGCCCTTGCACCAGCCGTTCAACCTCGCGCCGATCCGCTCGCTGCTGCAGCGCCAGCCGCAGTTGCCGCAGGTGGCCTGCTTCGACACCGCGTTTCATCACGGCCACGCGCCCGAGATGGACCTGTACGCGCTGCCGCAATCGCTCATCGCCGCGGGCGTGCGCCGCTACGGGTTCCATGGCTTGTCCTACGAGTACATCGCCGCGCGCCTGCCCAGCGTCGCGCCCGATCTGGCACGCGGTCGCACCGTGATTGCGCACCTCGGCAACGGCGCCTCACTGTGCGCGCTGCAAGGCGGGCGCAGCGTGGACAGCACGATGGGATTCTCGGCGCTGGAAGGCCTGGTGATGGGCACGCGCCCGGGCAACCTCGATCCCGGCGTGGTGCTGTATCTGGCGCAGGAGCAAGGCCACGATGCGGCGCAGATCAGCCACCTGCTATATCACGACTGTGGGCTGAAGGGTTTGTCCGGGCTCAGCGGCGACATGCGCGAGCTGCTGGCCAGCGACAGCGCGGCGGCACGGCTGGCGCTGGCCGTGTTCGCGCATCGCGTCGCGCAGAGCGTGGCGGCGATGGCGGCGAGCATGGGCGGCCTCGATGGCATCGTGTTCACCGCCGGCATCGGCGAGCATGCGCCCGGCGCGCGCGCCGCGATCGTGCAGCGCCTGGACCTGTTCGGCGCGCGTCTCGATGCCGTGACCAATGCTGGCAGCACGGGCGTGCTCGATATCGCCGCGCCCGACTCGCGCATCGCGCTGCGCGTGATCCCCACAGATGAAGAACTGATGATCGCGCAGCACACGTTCAAACTGTTGCGCAGTTGA
- a CDS encoding carboxymuconolactone decarboxylase family protein has product MPHAMHQRLDEIQQLLDTLGKSHPDEVGAFVNFMGKAEAGPALSLKQKELVNVALSVAAQCEWCIALHVKNALNAGASRDELVEAGFLAVLMHGGPALMYLTPLLDAVNEFSTGATPN; this is encoded by the coding sequence ATGCCCCATGCCATGCATCAGCGTCTGGATGAAATCCAGCAACTGCTTGACACCCTCGGCAAAAGCCACCCCGATGAGGTCGGCGCGTTCGTCAATTTCATGGGCAAGGCCGAGGCCGGACCGGCGCTGTCGCTCAAGCAGAAGGAACTGGTCAACGTCGCGCTGTCGGTTGCGGCGCAATGCGAGTGGTGTATCGCGCTTCACGTCAAGAATGCCCTCAATGCCGGGGCCAGCCGTGACGAGCTGGTCGAGGCCGGTTTTCTCGCGGTACTGATGCATGGCGGTCCCGCCTTGATGTACCTGACGCCGCTGCTGGATGCGGTGAACGAATTCAGCACCGGTGCAACGCCGAACTGA
- a CDS encoding zinc-dependent alcohol dehydrogenase family protein, with protein sequence MKALVYQGPGKKSLLDRPQPVLRDPGDAIVRVTRTTICGTDLHILKGDVPTCAPGRILGHEGVGVVEAAGAGVASFKPGDHVLISCISACGRCEYCRRGMYSHCTTGGWILGNEIDGTQAEYVRIPHADTSLYPIPAGADEDALVMLSDILPTGFECGVLNGQVAPGGTVAIVGTGPVGLAALLTARFYSPAEIIAIDLDDNRLAVAQRFGATLTINSGKADVTRIVRDRTNGRGVDTAIEAVGIPATFDICQNIVAPGGVIANVGVHGSKVDLHLESLWSANISITTRLVDTSSTPMLLKTVAAKRIDPKVLITHRFKLAQLIEAYEVFANAARHQALKVIIEP encoded by the coding sequence ATGAAGGCACTTGTTTATCAGGGTCCGGGGAAGAAGTCGCTGCTGGATCGCCCGCAGCCAGTCTTGCGCGACCCGGGTGACGCCATCGTCCGGGTCACCAGGACCACGATCTGCGGCACTGATCTGCATATCCTCAAGGGCGACGTGCCGACCTGTGCGCCCGGCCGCATCCTCGGCCACGAGGGCGTCGGTGTGGTCGAAGCCGCAGGGGCTGGTGTGGCTTCCTTCAAACCGGGCGATCACGTGCTGATCTCCTGCATCTCCGCGTGCGGCCGATGCGAATACTGCCGGCGCGGCATGTATTCACACTGCACCACGGGCGGCTGGATCCTCGGCAACGAGATCGATGGCACGCAGGCCGAATACGTGCGTATTCCGCACGCCGATACCAGTCTGTATCCGATTCCAGCGGGGGCGGACGAGGACGCATTGGTCATGCTGAGCGACATCCTGCCGACTGGTTTCGAGTGTGGTGTTCTCAACGGCCAGGTCGCGCCCGGCGGCACGGTTGCGATTGTTGGGACAGGTCCGGTCGGTCTTGCCGCGCTGCTGACCGCCAGGTTCTATTCACCGGCGGAGATCATCGCCATCGACCTTGATGACAACCGGCTGGCCGTGGCGCAGCGTTTCGGCGCCACCCTGACCATCAACAGCGGCAAGGCGGATGTCACCCGGATCGTGCGTGATCGCACGAATGGTCGCGGCGTGGACACCGCGATCGAGGCCGTCGGCATCCCCGCCACCTTCGACATCTGCCAGAACATCGTCGCGCCCGGCGGGGTGATCGCCAATGTGGGTGTACATGGCAGCAAGGTCGACCTGCATCTGGAATCGCTTTGGTCGGCCAATATCTCGATCACCACGCGGCTGGTCGACACATCCTCGACCCCGATGCTGTTGAAGACCGTGGCCGCCAAAAGGATCGATCCGAAGGTGCTGATCACGCACCGCTTCAAGTTGGCGCAGCTTATCGAAGCCTACGAAGTATTCGCCAACGCCGCCAGGCATCAGGCCCTGAAAGTGATCATCGAGCCATGA
- a CDS encoding murein L,D-transpeptidase catalytic domain family protein, translating into MLFLRFRFRLLACALALLLAALALPASAASTTGPSLWRTLAQAAPTANPQVLRLAVAAMHCAVSSGMSGAQRLAVIDYSLPSTRRRLWIFDLADPRLLMRELVAHGRNSGGNFAKHFSDRQGSLESSLGLYRTLGTYQGDNGYSLRLQGLDEGFNNNALQRAIVIHGAPYVSEAFAQREGRLGRSWGCPAVSKRVAQRVINALKGGQYVFAYYPDQHWLSDSDLLHCAAARRSVAAIEVASEQAGARTSAAL; encoded by the coding sequence ATGCTTTTTCTGCGCTTTCGATTTCGCTTGCTCGCGTGCGCGCTCGCACTGTTGCTTGCCGCGCTGGCGTTGCCTGCCAGTGCGGCATCGACGACGGGTCCGTCACTATGGCGCACGCTCGCGCAGGCGGCTCCAACGGCCAATCCGCAAGTACTGCGGCTGGCGGTGGCGGCCATGCACTGTGCCGTCAGCAGCGGCATGTCGGGCGCGCAGCGGCTGGCCGTGATCGACTACTCGCTACCGTCCACGCGCCGGCGTCTTTGGATTTTCGACCTGGCCGACCCGCGCCTGTTGATGCGCGAGCTGGTGGCGCACGGGCGCAACTCGGGCGGCAACTTCGCGAAGCATTTTTCCGATCGCCAGGGCAGCCTCGAATCCAGCCTTGGCCTGTACCGCACGCTGGGCACCTATCAGGGCGACAACGGTTATTCGCTGCGCTTGCAGGGTCTGGATGAAGGTTTCAACAACAATGCGCTGCAACGCGCCATCGTCATCCATGGCGCGCCCTACGTGAGCGAAGCTTTCGCGCAGCGCGAGGGTCGCCTCGGACGCAGTTGGGGCTGTCCGGCGGTGAGCAAACGCGTGGCGCAGCGTGTGATCAACGCGCTCAAGGGCGGGCAGTACGTGTTCGCCTACTATCCCGATCAGCACTGGCTGAGCGATTCCGACCTGCTGCATTGCGCGGCCGCGCGGCGCAGCGTCGCGGCCATCGAGGTCGCTTCGGAGCAAGCCGGCGCGCGTACCAGCGCTGCGCTGTAA
- the ppk2 gene encoding polyphosphate kinase 2, with translation MSKHHTKHHATASDAGYGKTLHALQIELVKFQKHLIAHGDRILILLEGRDGAGKDGTIKRIVEHLSPRETRVVALGKPSSRAESAWYFQRYVPHLPVAGEFVLFNRSWYNRAGVEWVMDFCTEAQYEEFIETVPVFEQMLVRSGIQLFKYYLDIDKAEQKQRLKDRLTDPLKQWKMSPIDAAAQKHWKAYSSARNAMLARTHSAVAPWTVVRANDKKRARLGLIMDLLARLDYKGKDHALLCPDPGIVFAYTSQTVDSGAIAP, from the coding sequence ATGAGCAAGCATCACACCAAACATCACGCCACTGCGTCTGACGCGGGCTATGGCAAAACCCTGCACGCGCTGCAAATCGAGCTGGTGAAGTTCCAGAAGCATCTGATCGCGCATGGCGATCGCATCCTGATCCTGCTGGAAGGGCGCGACGGCGCGGGCAAGGACGGCACCATCAAACGCATCGTCGAACACCTCTCGCCACGCGAAACGCGCGTGGTGGCACTGGGCAAGCCATCGAGCCGGGCAGAATCGGCGTGGTACTTCCAGCGTTATGTGCCGCACTTGCCGGTGGCAGGGGAGTTCGTGCTGTTCAACCGCAGCTGGTACAACCGCGCCGGGGTGGAATGGGTGATGGATTTCTGCACCGAGGCGCAGTACGAGGAGTTCATCGAAACCGTGCCGGTGTTCGAGCAGATGCTGGTGCGCTCGGGCATTCAACTGTTCAAGTACTACCTCGACATCGACAAGGCCGAACAGAAGCAGCGCCTCAAAGACCGGCTCACCGACCCGCTCAAGCAGTGGAAGATGAGCCCCATCGACGCAGCGGCGCAGAAGCACTGGAAGGCATACAGCTCGGCGCGCAACGCCATGCTGGCGCGCACCCACAGCGCAGTGGCGCCATGGACGGTGGTGCGGGCGAATGACAAGAAACGCGCGCGCCTGGGTCTGATCATGGATCTGCTCGCGCGTCTGGATTACAAGGGCAAGGACCATGCCTTGCTGTGCCCCGATCCCGGTATCGTGTTTGCCTATACCAGTCAGACCGTGGACAGTGGGGCCATCGCACCCTGA
- a CDS encoding thiolase family protein, whose product MSNPEIVLCAPVRTAIGTYNGSLKNTPATALGGVVVHATLQRAGLAADAVQTAVFGHVIQAGCKMNPSRQAAIGGGLPVEVPAMTVNRVCGSGAQAIVSAALEIMAGQIQCAVAGGMENMDLAPYLLPGGRWGMRMGDGHVLDSMLLDGLNDAFSGEHSGWHTEDLVTRCGLTREQQDAWALRSQQRFSAAQAAGKFDAEIVGVEVKDRKGPQTFIKDEHNRPDTTAASLAKLRPAFRKGGTITAGNAPGLNSAASAMIVAERGWAEQHHLRPLARLAGYGVAAVEPGYFGLGPIPATQMALQRAKWAIKDVQRVEINEAFAAIVLACTRELGFGADIVNVEGGAIAHGHPIGATGAILTTRLIHSMHRDGLKKGVVTLCIGGGQGIALALEML is encoded by the coding sequence ATGTCAAACCCTGAAATCGTGCTGTGCGCGCCCGTGCGCACCGCCATCGGCACCTACAACGGCTCACTCAAGAACACGCCCGCCACCGCCCTCGGCGGCGTGGTGGTGCACGCCACCTTGCAACGCGCCGGTTTGGCCGCCGATGCCGTGCAGACGGCGGTGTTCGGCCATGTCATCCAGGCCGGCTGCAAGATGAATCCTTCGCGCCAGGCGGCCATCGGCGGCGGCCTGCCGGTGGAAGTGCCGGCGATGACCGTCAACCGCGTGTGTGGTTCGGGTGCGCAGGCCATCGTCAGCGCAGCGCTGGAAATCATGGCCGGACAAATCCAGTGCGCCGTCGCCGGCGGCATGGAGAACATGGACCTGGCGCCCTACCTGCTGCCCGGCGGACGCTGGGGCATGCGCATGGGCGATGGCCACGTGCTCGACAGCATGCTGCTCGATGGCCTTAACGACGCCTTCAGCGGCGAGCATTCCGGTTGGCACACCGAAGACCTGGTGACCCGTTGCGGCCTCACCCGCGAACAGCAGGACGCCTGGGCGCTGCGTTCGCAGCAGCGGTTCTCCGCCGCGCAGGCGGCTGGCAAGTTCGACGCCGAGATCGTCGGTGTCGAAGTCAAAGACCGCAAAGGGCCGCAGACGTTCATCAAAGATGAGCACAACCGCCCCGACACCACGGCCGCATCGCTGGCCAAACTCAGGCCCGCGTTCCGCAAGGGCGGCACCATCACCGCGGGCAATGCGCCGGGACTGAACAGCGCGGCCAGCGCCATGATCGTCGCCGAGCGTGGCTGGGCCGAGCAGCACCATCTGCGCCCACTGGCACGGCTGGCGGGCTATGGCGTCGCGGCAGTCGAGCCGGGCTACTTCGGCCTGGGCCCGATCCCGGCGACACAGATGGCGCTGCAGCGCGCAAAGTGGGCGATCAAGGATGTGCAGCGCGTGGAGATCAATGAGGCTTTTGCAGCCATCGTGCTTGCCTGCACGCGCGAGTTGGGCTTCGGCGCTGACATTGTCAATGTCGAGGGCGGCGCCATCGCGCATGGCCACCCGATCGGCGCGACCGGTGCCATTCTCACCACGCGGCTCATCCACTCGATGCATCGCGACGGGCTGAAAAAAGGCGTGGTCACGCTGTGCATCGGCGGCGGGCAGGGCATCGCACTGGCGCTGGAGATGCTGTGA
- a CDS encoding PHA/PHB synthase family protein, with product MNDHPTSSPNATASMQPLMAQPQATVPPLDRSVHAALARFTFGLSPAALAQASMDWRLHLAGSPMKRMELASELAQALANGVVDWMRALQGHALVNNDAGDPALQVPDQRFADPAWQRYPFNLYAHAFLQQQAWWQHATSGVRGVSGHHEQMVAFMARQWLDMLAPTNSPFTNPEVIEATLKSNGMNLLEGSKLCMDDMQRALGGLPPAGSEHFIPGRQVAITPGKVVLRNRLAELIQYSPSTPQVHAEPVLIVPAWIMKYYILDLSPGNSLVKYLVDQGHTVFMISWKNPDAGDRDLGMDDYLTLGPLAALDAVQRIVPGRKVHAAGYCLGGTLLAIAAAALAAQNDTRLATVTMLASQTDFTEPGELSLFIDESQVTFLEDMMWGPGYLDGTQMAGAFQMLRSYDLIWSRITRDYLLGQRRPPNDLMAWNSDATRMPFRMHSEYLRGLYLRNDLAEGRWKVNGQAVAVEDITQPWFVIGTESDHVAPWRSVYKIHLLTDRDVTFVLTSGGHNAGIVSEPGHPRRHYRWATHAQGAPFIAPEQWLQQAQPEQGSWWPRWHDWLAAHGSGLVAPPRMGAPELPPLADAPGSYVLQR from the coding sequence ATGAACGACCACCCCACTTCCTCTCCGAATGCGACCGCCTCCATGCAACCGCTGATGGCGCAACCACAAGCGACCGTCCCCCCGCTGGATCGCAGCGTGCATGCAGCGCTGGCGCGCTTCACCTTTGGCCTCTCGCCCGCGGCGCTGGCCCAGGCATCCATGGACTGGCGGCTGCACCTGGCCGGCTCGCCGATGAAGCGCATGGAACTGGCCAGCGAACTGGCGCAGGCACTTGCCAATGGCGTGGTGGACTGGATGCGCGCGCTGCAGGGCCACGCGCTGGTGAACAACGACGCCGGCGATCCGGCGCTGCAGGTGCCGGATCAACGCTTCGCCGACCCCGCATGGCAACGTTATCCGTTCAATCTTTACGCGCACGCTTTTTTGCAGCAGCAGGCGTGGTGGCAGCACGCCACCAGCGGCGTGCGCGGCGTGTCCGGGCATCACGAGCAGATGGTGGCGTTCATGGCGCGGCAGTGGCTGGACATGCTGGCGCCCACCAACTCACCATTCACCAACCCCGAAGTCATCGAGGCCACGCTCAAGAGCAATGGCATGAATCTGCTCGAAGGCAGCAAGCTCTGCATGGACGACATGCAGCGCGCGCTCGGCGGCCTGCCACCCGCGGGCAGCGAGCACTTCATCCCCGGCCGGCAGGTGGCGATCACGCCGGGCAAGGTGGTGCTGCGCAACCGGCTGGCCGAGTTGATCCAGTACAGCCCGTCCACGCCGCAAGTGCACGCCGAGCCGGTGCTGATCGTGCCGGCGTGGATCATGAAGTACTACATCCTGGATCTTTCACCCGGCAACTCGCTGGTCAAGTACCTGGTCGATCAAGGCCATACCGTGTTCATGATCTCGTGGAAAAACCCCGATGCGGGCGATCGCGACCTGGGCATGGACGATTACCTCACGCTGGGCCCGCTGGCGGCACTCGATGCCGTGCAGCGCATCGTGCCCGGGCGCAAGGTGCACGCCGCCGGCTACTGCCTCGGCGGCACACTGCTGGCGATCGCCGCGGCTGCCCTGGCGGCGCAGAACGACACGCGCCTTGCCACGGTCACAATGCTGGCCTCGCAAACCGATTTCACCGAACCCGGCGAGCTGTCGCTGTTCATCGACGAGAGCCAGGTGACCTTCCTCGAAGACATGATGTGGGGACCAGGCTACCTGGATGGCACGCAGATGGCCGGCGCGTTTCAGATGCTGCGCTCCTACGACCTGATCTGGTCACGCATCACCCGCGATTACCTGCTCGGCCAGCGCCGGCCGCCCAATGACCTCATGGCCTGGAACAGCGACGCCACGCGCATGCCATTCCGCATGCACAGTGAATATCTGCGCGGCCTCTATTTGCGCAACGACCTGGCCGAAGGGCGCTGGAAAGTGAATGGCCAAGCCGTCGCCGTGGAAGACATCACCCAGCCCTGGTTCGTGATCGGCACCGAGTCCGACCATGTCGCGCCATGGCGCTCGGTGTACAAGATCCACTTGCTGACCGACCGCGACGTGACCTTCGTGTTGACCAGCGGCGGCCACAACGCCGGAATCGTCAGCGAGCCTGGACATCCGCGCCGGCATTATCGTTGGGCCACGCACGCGCAGGGCGCCCCATTCATCGCGCCGGAACAATGGCTGCAACAGGCGCAACCGGAGCAAGGCTCGTGGTGGCCGCGCTGGCATGACTGGCTGGCGGCGCACGGCAGCGGCCTGGTGGCGCCGCCGCGCATGGGCGCGCCGGAACTGCCGCCACTGGCGGACGCACCCGGCAGTTACGTGCTGCAACGCTGA